AGTATGTGCAGCGCTTTCAGTCTAAGTGACTTCTACCACCTCACTATTGACAAACATTAGTTGAAGATCAGTCAGATAGAAACCAAGACCAGAATAAATGGTcagtttcctcatttttattttaaacttcacCTTTCACCATTAAAGCTTAACtggtgaagatttttttcctttcaaaatgtgGAGCATATGGCTTTAACTCAATATTTTGTCATTCTCCTGTCTGCAGGGAACTTGCTAGGTAGCCTCTTACTTGTCATGCAGAAGCCCTTGTTTATTTCACCAAGTGTCTAAACAGAGTGTACATGTGCTGAGGGACTCCAGAATATGGTCTTTGAATAAACAGAAGATTGGTAAAAGTCCAACTTTAATTAAAGGGTGCCTGGTCTTTCTGAGGAGGTATTTTCTTTGCAGCGGTGTTAATTAATCCATTATGTGGCAACATAAAACTAAAATACTGTGCTCACTGATCTCAGATGCCTCTTTAGAATGACTACATCTTCTCAGAATCCTTGTGAAGTAGGCATTACACACACCAGCTTATGTTTGGGCAGTCTGTGgcaaaaaagatgaaatgaacttcaaaacaagcagctgGCACAGTGATTAATAATCTGCGCATTCTGGTGGAGAGAACTGAGTTGTATCTACTGCTCAGCGTTCCAGAGTTATTTTTTCTCTGGGGAAGGGTTTTCCATTCTAGTTGactcaaaaggaaaacaagtataTAGAACTTGTTTCAGCTTCCCCCTTATCCTCTTAGAAATCTAAACCCTGCACGGAGTTGAATGAAAACTCAGTTGTCAGCATCGAactattcaaaacaaaacattaaaaaaatatattcttcataGAAGGAACTGTATCATTTAGTGTATTTTTCAACACATACATACACTGGTGAGGCTGAACATCAGAGCCTGCTACTGTCATCTCCAAGAGCAGAAAAGGGGATCAAATCGAACTAACTAGCTGTTGAATCCTACCTGTTTTGGATATCCATGCTGATCAAGAAATGATAAGGAAACCTAGGTTTATAATTATCTCATTTGGAAATAATCAGCGTGCCATGCATCACATGGAATCTATACAAATCAGTGAAGAAATATGCATGTCACAATGCCATTTCGTTAATTGTTTCCTACtgtttactgtttttttgttgtttacagggaaaaaaaaccctcttaaCTCCCTTTAGTGACTATAGTGCACTTGAACTTCACTTTCAGTTAGGTACGGTACCTCTCAGAGTTTTTATTCTCTCCATTAGTTAACAGCTTCTTGACTTGTATTTTGCAATGCAATCGCAGGGCTTTTTCAGAAGGAGTCAGCAAAGCAATGCTACGTACTCCTGTCCTCGTCAGAAGAACTGTTTGATTGACCGAACCAGTAGAAACCGCTGCCAGCACTGTCGATTACAGAAATGCCTTGCTGTGGGGATGTCTCGAGATGGTAAGCTCTGCTGAACCCCAGTTTAActgcaaaaagtaaaataatactgAGTACACTGTGCATTCACCTGAAATAACAAAGGATTTAAAAGTTACTGCACAGCAAGCTGATTACTGAGATCAGAGTGATTTTTGTGTTCAGTATTTCAATAAATTAGGGGACATAGGAAGTTCCTGTTCAGTTGGTTTTCAGCTCCTCTGTTGCAGTTCACAGGTAAGTTCTTTGTCTTTGGTCACTTGTAGATGCAGTTTCTATTCTAATGTTAATACTTCCTCTCTGTATTCATTCCGATTTGTGGCGTCCTGTAGCTGCAGGTAACATTGCTTTATTGATAGGGACCAGAACTGTTTTACAATATACACAGAAGTTAAATGTGTGTAAaaagaataatggaaaaaatacaaagagaaaatgagtgaAGTGTTTTTCCAAGCCCATGTTGTGGGCCATGTTTTGTCAAAGTTCCAGGGCTTTAAATATTGAGCTCAAAATTAAACTGAGTGTAATGATGAAAATCCACTTATCAGTAAAATGGAAGCAAACATAACTGACATTAGAAGTGGATCTGCAGCTGATATTAGTGCACCTCCTCCAAAGATGTAATGGAGTTGCCATCAATTAACCAATTTGAAGGTTTAATACAAGTGTTTTCACTTGTATTTGACAGCAGTGTTGCATGTTGTATGCATACATGTGCGTTACTCTACACACACAAGGCCCAAGTAAGGAGATAAGTGTTCAGattgtatttactttttaaagtacattgtcttattttttttattgggCTTGAAACCAAAAACCTGAAATGGTACTGCCTAGTTCTGATAATGACTCGTTCCTCAggtatgtttgcttttctgtaaaaGGATATAAGGTGGTAGCCATCTTCCTAAACTATGAGGCTTTTACAGCTGACACTGGCCCCAGAAGTCATGTAATGTATTCTTAGGAAGTGTTAAGAATTGTGAATATGCAGCTGGTAGTAATTGAACAGTTCATCTCTCCACTTTTCTAGGTGAGATTTGAATGCTCAAGAGATGCACGGTCGATACAGTggatataaaagaaaatcttctaGGCACAGAAGTGGAAAGCTAATGAATTAAGCTAAAACAGTAACTTCTAACAGTCATCTTCAATAGCATGCTAAGTACACAAAAAGAGTATGTGATGCTGCTATGTTACCTGTAATTGACAGGAAGGATTCATAGGTCTACCCATTTTGCTGATTCACATTTTATACCGTGCCTTTCAGTGTAGTATTAAAGACCCAAGACACATAAAAATCACTGCTGAGTAATAGAAATGAAacgttttgtttttgtatttcagctgtgaAGTTTGGTCGAATGTCAAAAAAGCAGAGGGACAGCCTGTATGCAGAGGTGCAGAAACATcgaatgcagcagcagcagcgagatcatcagcagcagccaggagaggcAGAACCACTAACACCAACGTACAATATCACCACCAATGGGTTAACAGAGCTACATGACGACCTCAGTAATTACATTGATGGGCATACCCCTGAAGGTAGCAAAGCAGACTCTGCAGTTAGCAGCTTCTACTTAGACATACAACCTTCTCCAGATCAGTCGGGTCTTGATATTAATGGAATCAAACCAGAACCAATATGTGACTACACACCAGCATCGGGCTTCTTCCCTTATTGTTCTTTTACAAATGGGGAGACCTCTCCAACTGTGTCCATGGCAGAATTAGgtaatgagagagaaaaacttCCATTGTAATTGTCTTGATAGTacccattaaaaaataaaatgacacatTTAGCCAGGTGATAGCGAGAATGCTGCTTCAGGACAGCTGTGAGCATGTATGGGCATTCTTCTGTGAAGTGCACAATACCCTAATTAGTTGTGGTGCATGGTTGAACACAGTACAGAAGTGGACTAAAAGCCACATAAGCTTGTCGTTGATCAGATCTAGTagtattgtttttgttttcaattcaTGTAATAGCATGTTCTGTATACTTCTTAACAAGATAATTGGTTGTGCTGAGGAAATGgagtatttctttatttgaagatttatatatatattttttaacatttaatcttcttttttattagcTCAATTCTCTGTTTCCTAACAAAAAGTTATAtggactatttttttttctgctctttacCTGTACCTGGGGAATGTGGAACCAAAACATCAGTCTAATCTGAGGGCAGTTCACCATTCTAGTGGCTGAACAGAATCTGGCTCCAGACTTGAGAAAAAATTTCAATGTAGCATGTTTTGACAGTTTCCCTAAGATCCGTATATTAACCGCATTAATTagcacattttcctttaaacttTCCCCTCAGTGATTATAGGAAGGCTGAATTCCATTACTATGACTTGTTAGCATCTGGGTCTTATGTTAGAGAGCCGTGTGTCAAGTGGTTATAAGCAAAATGAAGCAAGACGTTACAGAAATGACTTTAAGATTCTGGTACTTATACATGCAATCAGgagtttaaaacatttattttgtttgtttaatggcatttttttctacatgtttCAATATGAAAATGAcctaaaaattgaaaaaattaTCTACTTCAAGATAATCTGTCACTTTTGTTGTCGGTTTTAATTAGAGGCAAGTATTTGGTGAGAAATTCTGCTTGTTTTAGTTTATGTTCTTCTGAGAAAttttgcagagagaaagggaCAATATTTTTCATGTCCTTATGTTGTAGAGTGCAGTTCTCTGCAATATTATGTGTTGTGACAGCCAAAACATTGCATCTCACTTGAGTTCAAACACCTCCAGTAACAGAtgaagtaaaagcaaaaagaaaaaaactaagaTAAACACTATTCTTACAGCTTTGTCTCAGTCAAGTGATTGTTAATGTTCTCATGGGAATTACTAAATGATGAACattaaaactacagaaaaaaagaaagggctTTTCCTTCTTAGGCCAGGTATTCAGTTTGGAGCACTAGCATAAGATAAGTTTGTCATATTCCTTACCTTTATTTACATAGTGATTGCATGTAAACCCTATGGAACGTGATTTGGTGCCCAGCACTGACATTGCCCAACAACCTCTGAAGAATGTTTGTCTTCTAGACTGATGTTTCAATTTAGGAAGGTGGGGCTGTTCAATGAAAGTATTTAAGTGTATGCTTAAATACAGTCCAGAACTGAGGCTGAGGTTAGTGAATAACATGGTAATATTTCACTTTCTGTATCCTGCAAGGGCATAGGAATAATGCTGTCAGATGCtgacagtaagaaaaataagtgttttaagTACACACTGGTCAACAAATATTGCACTGAAATACACCAAAGCTCTACACCCATGTTCACGATCACCAGCCTTACTCAGTTCCAACAAGCAGTGGGACACCACCCACTAGATCACGGTGCTCAAAGCtccatgcagcctggccttgagcacttcTAGGGACAGGGCATCCGCAGTTTCTTCCCAATATCTGATCTGAACCtatcctcttttagtttaaagctattaccccttgtcctgtcactacactCCCTGATAGAGTCCCTTATCTACCCATTACTACCACATTAttctctgcagggctgatgTTTTGGGACCGCCCCCACTCAgatgcaggaccttgcacttgtGGCTTTAAGCTTTCCTTTTAGCAGCTGGTCTAATCTGCAGAAGTACCAACTGCAGAACGGTGTGAGACAAGTCTACTTGTCATATGCTAAAATATGAGACAAGACAAATACAAAGAGTCAGGGCAGAAAAGTGGAAGACTTTTAAGACTGAATACTATTTCATAGCATAATTCTTAGCCCAGGTTTCAAAGCTGACTTTATTTTACTAAAAGCAGCAAGACCTCTTACTGAATTGACAGGAGTTTGAATGATTTCACAGAGTTTTGCCTTTATCTCTCAAGCTTTTTGATCTTGCAAGCTTTCTTTGGCACCTGCTGCCTTGTAGGAAGTAAGTTTGTCCCAAATACAGTATTctttattcaaaaataaattcaagtcCACCtaaatatcttaaaaattaGTGAAAGGATTCTGCTTTGTGTAACTTAAAATATCAGAGCTGCATTGTGAGTGTaagcaatgtgtgtgtgtgtgtgtgtgtgtacagagTGCCCTCTAATGGCTGCATTGGGCCCATGAGGAGCTAGGCAAGGTATGTTAACATCcagaattctgttttgtttactgCAGCGTTAGCAGTttgcattgatttatttttaagggaaaaaaaaaaaaaaaatccaaggaGATATtaaattaaagcatttcttttaacaGCTAagctttcctgcagctcccagttgTAACTGGAATATGTTCATCTTCTCATGTCTGAAGGtatagctttgcatttttaatgtgtgCAACTTTCTGGTCTTTCCTTTAGAACATCTTGCACAGAATATTTCCAAGTCTCACATGGAAACTTGCCAGTACTTGAGAGAGGAGCTACAGCAGATAACATGGCAGActtttctgcaggaagaaatcGAGAACTATCAGAACAAGGTATAAAAGCATGCCAAACTCTGGCatgcttttttaaagcatgGTTTTTCCataacacactgaaaaaatcactttttcactgctttctgttcagtATCAGGAACgtacatttttgtgtgttttcaaaacaaaaatgaaacaaaaaaacctgctaGAATCAAGATGAGCAAGGTGGTTGCAATGTGGTTTGTGATTTTGAATTTATGATTTTAACCATAAACACAGGGAAATGTAAAGCTCTGGAAATACATTTGTCTGTAATTGATAAAATGGGATATAAAActagagaattttttttctcgCCAACATGGCATGCTATTTACTATTGTTACACTGTAATCTCCCTAATCATTCCCACATTCCCCCCCAACAACAAACTAGTTCAAAGCACCAGGTTATAACTGTAGAGTCCTTTACAGCTGACCTGTGAAATACTGATCAATACCAGGACATGCATCGGTCTTACTTTGTTTCCATTCCTATCTGGTAATTGAAAACCTGAATAGGAGCCAGTCAAAAAGCCATTGGCTTGTTTGACACTTTATAATTTTGCATGGTATATTTAGTTTTGAGATTATAAACTCAGAACTCGGATTTCCTGCCTTTGGTGCCTGGTTGTATCCCTGATTCATTCTACAGCTGTCACAGTATTTCAGTTTCACCTGtagaacagcagcaaagtgctgcCATGCCTCCAGTAGGTATTACAAGATTTATTCAATGCTTGCATTTCCATTATGCCTTCCATCTACACACTACTGCCAAGTGGCTACTTCTGGAAAGCTATCTTGAGAAGCACTATTAAAGCACacttctgaatatatttttttttcatttccacaataaaaaaccccacaaacctttaagaatattttttacaCTTGTTAAATGCTCATTCTGAATTATTATTAACATCTGAGAAGAACACTAATTGCATGCCTTCTTTGTTATTAACAAGATGATCTTCATATATGTATACTTTATATGTATCCTTATGAAGACCAGCTTGTTAGATAATTTACAtttagtacaaaaaaaaagagaagttgaTAGGAAAAATGTGATTATGCACTGCTAGCATAAGTTGGTATTTGCTTTTGATGCAGTAAGTCCAATTACCACTGAAATCACCAGCATCACTATACCTAGATATTTTTgacttttgaaattaaaatactgcaaCCTGGATCTCACTGCCATCACTGAAGAAGTTTTATGTGCTTGCATTTTCACTCGTCCCCATGAGGCTTTGTCTTTGAGGTTAACGCCCCTTTTCTTACAAGCAGACTATAGCCAGAGCTGCTAGAGAGAACTTGCTCTGCCTAGGTTTTGAGCTCAgtctttattttatgaaatggGCTATCCAAACTTTAATTAGTAacttttcaatttttcttctctctcaaaCAGCAAAGGGAGGTAATGTGGCAATTATGCGCAGTCAAAATAACAGAAGCTATACAGTATGTAGTGGAATTTGCCAAACGCATTGATGGCTTTATGGAACTGTGTCAAAATGATCAAattgtgcttttaaaagcaggTATGTGAGTGAATTTTAAGGTCTACTTCTATTAGTTTTGACTGAGGAAAGTGCTACCTATATAGTGtgattatgtatatatatatatatatatatatatatatatatatataagtatatatatacatatgttgTACTatgataatttaaaataatacaagaaaaaaaaccttctttgTCTTTGGTTGAAGTAATATGCTTTCTTAGTTACTGTGGATGCAACAAGTTCCATCTAGTGGAAGATGTCCTTGCTTGCGGCAGGGAggctggagcttgatgatctttatgATCCCTTCCACCTGAAACCATTCTATGGTGCTATAATGAGTTCAAGTCTGCGTATGAAGTTCTCATTGTGAACTACAGAAGCAATTAAGTGtgaaaagatgaatattttttttatttgaccTATTAGTAGTGAATAATATATCTCAAGTTTAAAGTCCAGATTGTTCTACACGAGGTGCTGTACAAGTAATGCAGTTTACAGATATTGAACAAAGCTGTCAAAGCTTCATGAGTACAGATCTAAATGAACTGCTTTGACTTCAGAGACTTCATTactctaataaaaatatttattagcaTTAACTAAGTTAATTTAGCAAAAACTTGTAAATGAGTTTATgggaaataatttaattataaatttaattaaaaatcaaattattctTTGTTACGCCATGGAAAACTACTGCCCTAGTCAGTCCATGCTGAAGGCAGAGCACTAGATAATTTTTATCTCGGTTCTTGCAACTGAAGTCTCTCCACTTAAATAGTCAAACAtacattgtttctgttttaggGTCTTTAGAGGTTGTGTTCATCAGAATGTGCCGTGCCTTTGACTCCCAGAACAACACAGTCTACTTTGATGGCAAGTATGCTAGCCCAGAGGTTTTCAAGTCCTTAGGTAAGGAAATACCAAGTATTGCATTTTAAAACCACACAAAGAAACAATGAGGTAGAAAAGCATGAGGACAGCTGCCTTGAAAAAAATAGAGACTGTAGtattcaaatttaaaaacagttgAAAAGTTCAAACTGCTTATTTTGTAAGTAATTGTGCCAGATCTGTTTGAGGCCAGGCTGATTTCAGGAGTTGGAGCAGCTTAACTCCTTGTAGTGCAGGACTACTGGTATCAAAATCCAGCACTTTCCTTACTTGTATCAGGGTAGAGCAGTTCGGAGGCGCTTGTAAACAACTAAAGCCCAGATGTCTTAACTCGTGTAAAGCTTGATGTATCCAGgtgaaaaggaagggaaactttaaatttaatttcagatatACTGACTTTACTGTTTTTAAGATGTTAAGTGTCTTACAGTATGCAAAATCTAGTTATTTGCAggttaaatactgaaatactctttttattttttatttttttttaaattaaaccatagtttacatttttatttcttcttgtctttatACTTTTGCTAATTTTAAAAGGAGGTATTTAACTGGGTAAAGATTTGGGACGTAAGCCATTCTGGAGGGCAGTGAAAAATGACAGTAACAATATGGCAATGAAGAAAGCCATACAATTGCGAAGTAttctctgcctttttaaaacactgcaagGTATTAGAGTAGAAAGAGAATTAAAGTAGAATTGTTTCTGAGTAGAAACAATTCAGATAATGCAGATATCAGGTACGGGCTTCTATCTGCTACTAGTTCCAATGGAGCCTAACTTTCAGCTGCTACTGAGTACACTCAAAAATTTAAGCTAAGCTGGGGGATGAGATCTGCAGAGGAGAGCCCTATTCCAACAGAGGTTGCAGTCCCTTTCAAAACAAGGTGCAGCTTTTATGTACTGCATAACAGCATGTGTAACAGCAGCAGTAACCTGACTTACACCTGTGTGAGCAAGAGAATGGATGAAAGGAGGCACGattctttttctgcatgaaaaacttTCAGACCTTTGCTTCTCCTTTCGCTCCTGCATGTACCTTGTAtgcctcttccccctccctcttcTATGTACTCAGTATTTGTAAAATCAACATTTCTCAAGTATACATTTCAAACATCCAGTCCACGGTGACATGAGAAGCTTTCACGTagaaaggcaacaaaaccagaacaatgTTGAGCTTGAAAATGGCTTGGTTTTTATCTGCATTTACcccaaaagcacagaaaagatgCAATGCACAAAACCTTCAAAGTACTGGTTACCAGGATGTGATAGCTGGGGACTTGTGGGAATGGGGTGAAGTTCAAGCATAACTGATATCTCTTGTTCCCAAGGGGGAAAAGCATTTACCTATTAAGTATTTTACATCAATTTTTCAACTAAATCAGCTGCTGTGTGACTTTGAAGTAATTCTAAACAGTTTGGCATGAGCTGTACTTTCTTTTTGGCAGGTTGTGAAGACTTCATTAGTTTTGTGTTTGAATTTGGAAAAAGTTTATGTTCTATGCACCTGACAGAAGATGAgatagctttgttttctgcatttgttttaatgtcagCAGGTAAGAGAGAACATATTTATTCTAGGTTTCTATGACAGagttcacttttattttaatgtatttttaaatagtacTGCTATCATACAGTGTGAAGTGTCGACATCTTTTTGGTCCAGTGCCAGCTCAGATCTGTTAAGCAGGGTTGCTGTTTTAGTGTGGAACAAATGTACTGAGGTGGTTGCATACCATGGTAGATCAGGTATCTGTCAC
The window above is part of the Coturnix japonica isolate 7356 chromosome 10, Coturnix japonica 2.1, whole genome shotgun sequence genome. Proteins encoded here:
- the RORA gene encoding nuclear receptor ROR-alpha isoform X3; the protein is MMCFVLAAMKAQIEIIPCKICGDKSSGIHYGVITCEGCKGFFRRSQQSNATYSCPRQKNCLIDRTSRNRCQHCRLQKCLAVGMSRDAVKFGRMSKKQRDSLYAEVQKHRMQQQQRDHQQQPGEAEPLTPTYNITTNGLTELHDDLSNYIDGHTPEGSKADSAVSSFYLDIQPSPDQSGLDINGIKPEPICDYTPASGFFPYCSFTNGETSPTVSMAELEHLAQNISKSHMETCQYLREELQQITWQTFLQEEIENYQNKQREVMWQLCAVKITEAIQYVVEFAKRIDGFMELCQNDQIVLLKAGSLEVVFIRMCRAFDSQNNTVYFDGKYASPEVFKSLGCEDFISFVFEFGKSLCSMHLTEDEIALFSAFVLMSADRSWLQEKVKIEKLQQKIQLALQHVLQKNHREDGILTKLICKVSTLRALCGRHTEKLIAFKAIYPDIVRLHFPPLYKELFTSEFEPAMQIDG
- the RORA gene encoding nuclear receptor ROR-alpha isoform X1 is translated as MESAPAAPDPAASEPGSSGSEAAAGARDTPVNLEPARKGDAPAPVRRQSYSSGGGRGISVTKKTHTSQIEIIPCKICGDKSSGIHYGVITCEGCKGFFRRSQQSNATYSCPRQKNCLIDRTSRNRCQHCRLQKCLAVGMSRDAVKFGRMSKKQRDSLYAEVQKHRMQQQQRDHQQQPGEAEPLTPTYNITTNGLTELHDDLSNYIDGHTPEGSKADSAVSSFYLDIQPSPDQSGLDINGIKPEPICDYTPASGFFPYCSFTNGETSPTVSMAELEHLAQNISKSHMETCQYLREELQQITWQTFLQEEIENYQNKQREVMWQLCAVKITEAIQYVVEFAKRIDGFMELCQNDQIVLLKAGSLEVVFIRMCRAFDSQNNTVYFDGKYASPEVFKSLGCEDFISFVFEFGKSLCSMHLTEDEIALFSAFVLMSADRSWLQEKVKIEKLQQKIQLALQHVLQKNHREDGILTKLICKVSTLRALCGRHTEKLIAFKAIYPDIVRLHFPPLYKELFTSEFEPAMQIDG
- the RORA gene encoding nuclear receptor ROR-alpha isoform X2, translating into MSSPDLLAGMEHAQIEIIPCKICGDKSSGIHYGVITCEGCKGFFRRSQQSNATYSCPRQKNCLIDRTSRNRCQHCRLQKCLAVGMSRDAVKFGRMSKKQRDSLYAEVQKHRMQQQQRDHQQQPGEAEPLTPTYNITTNGLTELHDDLSNYIDGHTPEGSKADSAVSSFYLDIQPSPDQSGLDINGIKPEPICDYTPASGFFPYCSFTNGETSPTVSMAELEHLAQNISKSHMETCQYLREELQQITWQTFLQEEIENYQNKQREVMWQLCAVKITEAIQYVVEFAKRIDGFMELCQNDQIVLLKAGSLEVVFIRMCRAFDSQNNTVYFDGKYASPEVFKSLGCEDFISFVFEFGKSLCSMHLTEDEIALFSAFVLMSADRSWLQEKVKIEKLQQKIQLALQHVLQKNHREDGILTKLICKVSTLRALCGRHTEKLIAFKAIYPDIVRLHFPPLYKELFTSEFEPAMQIDG
- the RORA gene encoding nuclear receptor ROR-alpha isoform X4 codes for the protein MTYRQESSSKGFFRRSQQSNATYSCPRQKNCLIDRTSRNRCQHCRLQKCLAVGMSRDAVKFGRMSKKQRDSLYAEVQKHRMQQQQRDHQQQPGEAEPLTPTYNITTNGLTELHDDLSNYIDGHTPEGSKADSAVSSFYLDIQPSPDQSGLDINGIKPEPICDYTPASGFFPYCSFTNGETSPTVSMAELEHLAQNISKSHMETCQYLREELQQITWQTFLQEEIENYQNKQREVMWQLCAVKITEAIQYVVEFAKRIDGFMELCQNDQIVLLKAGSLEVVFIRMCRAFDSQNNTVYFDGKYASPEVFKSLGCEDFISFVFEFGKSLCSMHLTEDEIALFSAFVLMSADRSWLQEKVKIEKLQQKIQLALQHVLQKNHREDGILTKLICKVSTLRALCGRHTEKLIAFKAIYPDIVRLHFPPLYKELFTSEFEPAMQIDG